The window AGGTCTATgaagagcaccacataatctggtactacaggTGGGAAGTTGCCcgtaggactatgtcctggctgctCAGTTGGTTCAGGTACCTTCATTAGTAGTGTGGTTTGGCGACATTATGTCGGGGTAGATTGAGGATTGATAGGAAcgtccatgtacaaaaatttcaacctgcgtgtaagatacacaaaggggcagtgttgagttgtttactttttactcacctagtggttgaaaaagtagcCACGTGAGGTAGGGCTCAACGCTAGCTTATCACGTAACGCACTTCGACCCAGAATGTTCTGAATATTGCTGATGTTGAGAATCGGCTGAATAACATGTGTTTTAGATCTTTAGACCAATAATCTAAAGAGTGTTTGGACCAATAGAGTTTTAAACCCAGAAAGTTTGGAATATCGCAGAATGTTAACATGTGTTTTAGATTTCCAGACCAATAATCCTACATCTAGATTGTTCAGGCCAATAGAATATAAAACCCATAAAGGTCTAAATATTGTTGAATGACATGTGTTTTAGATTTCCAGACCAACAATCTTacatgtagaatttaaaaaccTGAATGGTCTGAATAGCGCTGAATCCTAATCTGGCCTTAGAACTTATCCATCACTATTCCAGATATGGTGTCATTATGATTAAAAGACCACCTTTTTGGtcatatttaagatattattAAGCGTTTTACAAATTGTATATCCTCCAAAAGACTAATCTTTCGATCTTCTTCCAACTTCGAGATTTCTTAACTCAAAGTTAGAAAGAACTATTACTATCCAAAAAATATATCTCagcaaattgaaaaaatttttaaataacaagaaaacaatATCTGGAAAATTGAAGCAAGTATAACAGAGGTTATTTTAAAGTCCACAAATTGGACTTTTCAGATGGCATAACAAATGTTTTCGGGCTGTCAAACTTGATGTAATGGAGAAATTCGTATTTTCGGGGTCAGGTCAATCCTTTAATCTCTAGGTTAACAATTTGTTAGCCAATGTTACATAGGAGACATGGCCTTATATGGAAGACAGGTCCTTATGTGAGAGACAGGTCCTTATGTGATTTTCCGAAGTAATCTCTAGGTCACattgaaattttacttaataccAACATAAATACATTACCGATTAGTTGATTAACTCTTCTTTCGGGTTTAAGGGTTAGTCATGAAccgatttttgaaaattatgaaCTATATTAATGTAGGTCATTTACAGAGAGTATAAATGGACCGACTTTTTATCAAGTATCTTAATTACATTTAGATTAAGGATTCGATTTAGTCTACGAGGCTAAAACCAGAGGATCGGTAGAAAGTTTTGAACCCTAAGGTGTATGTATATCAAAAACGTTGTTCTGCATATTTTATCCGGTGAATTCACCGGTCTGGTGGTAATATATGAAAATCGTTCTTCTggatattcatatttttattagaagGAAATATTCAGCTCAAAtcgtttaaacaatttttttttaatttttcccattttttacAGGCAATCCATTTAGGTTTACTCCTAAGTACCTTTATTTTCTCCATGGCCAGTGCTAAATACGatagtttaatatttatggCATTAGCGGGTGCAGCTCTAGTTTGGACCACAGTGGTATCACACAACTACTTTCACAAACGTGACAACTGGCAAATGTATGCTTTCAATTTAAGTATGATGAATTTTACAGCGTGGCGTATATCCCATTCTCTATCACATCACATCTATCCAAATTCATATATTGATCTGGAACTATCAATGTTTGAACCACTTTTGTGTTGGGTACCAAGTCcacatataaaaagtaaaatgatgCGCTATGTATCGTGGGTAACTGAGCCGTTTGCCTATATGATTGCATTTTTCCTGCAACTACTAACAAGGTTCGTATTTTAATTACGAAACTTCAGAAATATTATCAGAATAACTTTGttctttttgtataatttcagaattttttattCCCTACGTAAGACGAATATTATGTACTGGCATGATTTAATCTGTCTTTCTTTGCCTCTATCCATGTATTTATGTTCGAATTATTCCATTTTCTGGTGTTTGCGTCAATGGATCTTTATAACAGCCATAGCTAGTTTTTCTTTCTGTGTTATTGGCTTAAATGCCGCCCATCATGATCCGGAAATATTCCATGAAGGTGATGCCAATCGTGAAGATCGTGATTGGGGTCTTTATCAAGTCGATACTATAATCGATCGTGGCGATCTTAAAGGTTCTCAGTTCTTGGTCTTGACCCACTTTGGTGATCATGTTCTGCATCATTTATTCCCTACATTAGATCATGGCATTTTGCCTCAATTGTATCCTGTACTTTACGAAACATTGGAGGAATTTAAATGTGAACTAAGAGAAATTAATCATTTGGAACATATTATTGGTCAACACAAACAGTTACTGAGAATTGAAACTAATCCTAAACCTCCGGGTTCTAAAtagatttgaaaaaatttctttgataagttaattaaatttaggttttaaaaataataaatattataaaaatgtggTCTCATCTATTTTTTCTGCGGGGATCAGCTAAAGGATACACCTTTCCATGTGTTGCTAATCCTATTGAAGCATTTTTTGATATCATAACTTGTGTTATAGTTAGGTAAAcattatatttctgtttctgggtcttcagtATAGAACCTCAGACCCACTTTTTACCGCTtcaccaagacattctatctgggatcagatCATATTCTGTGTCTGATATACGATGAACGCATTGCACGTCTTATATCCAATCTGCATGTACTCTAAACTCCCTGTggtagtttgatattacactttgGTTCCAAAGCAGTCATCCATTTTTATAGCCAAATCGTCATATTAGAACTAAGACCCTATTTCACACTATAGTCTTCCTACATATCGACCAGCACTggtgtgccttgttgatcctatcctctatgtggtgtttccattttaaattttggtattacacctaagtacttaactttgtttGTCACCGTTATCTTCTTGTCTAggaaggttttaagtaggaaggacgtaagacttatctgGTTCTGGTATAAATATGAACCTTGGATCTTGTAATTTAAATGGGTTATATGTCAATTCTAAGAATGCAGTGAATATCTGTGACAGATGTAGGGAAACTGCCGAAAAAATGTCACCtggccctgcagctttataaGAAGCAAAGCTCTTGATTGCTCCCTTAACCATGCTCAGTTGGTTACTACAGTTTGAGAAGAGTTATTTGTAAAGAATTTGGAGTGTTTTGGAATGACATAATAGTTGTTTAAACTACTTGACCTACTCTCGGCTTAAGTCTAGAAGCTAATCCGGATCGGATGATACAATGTCATTCTTCTTACAATATTGTAGCTCTGCATACTATGAATCTTTatatattaatgttatttattggtttccATGCCTTTGGAAAAGAGTTAGCTGATACCTAAACATCAACTCGCCAAAGGATTACTTCTATTGTGACCGAAAATAACTTGCGGGCTTGCAAAGTGAGTCGGAACTAATCAGAAGCGGGGCTTATAAAagattcttttagaaaaatcgCGTGTAGGGTAACATTTTCTTCcgacgaatgtatcatttatgatcagaaaatgagctCTAAAACGACCAGTATTTAGACTCATAAATTACTCAAAATAGATGCAAAAATCAGAAGTGGGACTCATAAAAGAGTCTTTTAGGATATTCGCGGGTAGGGTACCATTTTCTCCATACAAATGTGATCAGAAAATGAGTGCATTAAggatcattttaatttttgcagaagagtcataaatgactcgaatgtgatcaacattttcaaaaaattctagcTGAGTAGCAAGCTGACATGTACATATCTTTATCAAGATCAATATCAATGTCCGGGTAGTCTGCAATTTAATTTCTCCTATTGTCCTCATGCACTAGAACCCGTATTGTTGCGACTGTGAAATGTCAGATTTGAGATCAAATTGGAAGATATTTTAAACTTATCGAGGCAAAGTCCCATATTTTGGTGTAGACTGTTATCGCACTATCCCGAAGCTCAGTTCATGCACCCCAGTTATGTCTTGTCGGTATTTGGTTTcgaaaagttctttaaaatgtttattgcgTAATTTTCCTATTGTTGGTATTCTAACAtctggttaaaaaaaaaacaaaattataattatctGAAGAAATCTATCACTTGAAGTTCTGAAGGGTTATCAATCTTGTATTTTCAGATCTAGTCTAACTACTCATATTTTagttctatttatttaaaagaaattatagtcggacctgtttcaaaaagtaaaatgtgatttagtttataaaacatttgagttgaattataccttgcctcagctatatttaagccatttattgttgaataaaactgtggacattaaagtcaaattttgaaggtgggtttttataggggctagggtcaaatgagaccctatAATTCAAGAGTTCAAGAGGGTCATAAAGACTAGTATATAACTTAGTTTTGCTGcttcaaattttgaagggggcttttttgTTCGTtaatggttagtgttctagtcaggcagaccggaggtggtgggttcgattcccacccgtgtcACGAGTTAAAGAGCACACAACAGGCCCAATAGAGTCCTAAATGTATTTCTTCGggtttgatgtgtatacatcctcctttcaaactaacgaactaactacaaacttcagcacaaacccaatataccctccaccacttAATATctcaattttcttttgttaccTATTCGTATTTCATAGTTTTAATTGAAAGACTTTAtatagttgttttttaattgatttacatttattttgttccttttttgtATACTTGTtcctttcttttaatttattttatattttaaatattatcattattatgtatatttttaaattatttaaatttaaatgttttgattaattaaaaaaataacataaacataAGCGCCATAAGATGAGGGTGTTTATTAgtttgtttgtgtttgtgtCTCTGTGTTGTTGTAATGTTGAGTGAGTGAGTGATTGATTGATTGAGTCAGTGtaaaagagagaaagagaatgGGTAGAAATAGAAGTAAAATGTGCAAAAGTTGTTTATTGATTAAACTGTATGGAGTCCTTTTGTATGAATGCATGTGTTCGTTCTCCAATATCAGTCAAATATCAATGTGTATGTGTGAGTGTAAAGTGtgcattttacaataaatacataaataaataacatttcttttggttttattttgttttgtttttttttttaaatattcttatttattgAAGATGTGTAGTaaatgtgtgttttgttttattataaatttctcttttttcgactttcgacACAGACAACTAGACAACTAGATTTAAACCtaaacgtacatatgtatggatAGTATTAAGTTTTATGACGGGGCTTAAGTCATGTTTttcataatacaaaaaattattataattttatatatatatatataaaaaaattaaacatttttcttgtgtttttttttaatttttcatttacaacAATATGAGTAAAGGTTGTGTGTTCTGATGTCAGAGAGCATGTATGGCGAAAGTTACTACACTAGGAAAATTCATTCTTTCTTCTTTCCACTTTtcatcattatttttgttttgtccttGTTAGGCTTCTTATGTTggtattttacaaaatacatttaGTTGGATACTATCTCTAGTattagtatatatattatttttggtttttgagtttttgttgttgtgataTTTATGCCTAAGTGCATTCTTATCCTCCCGTCGTTCGATTGTTTatagttgttgatgttttttttttaataaattttttaaattgttttttatttctttttttaattagaaaaacaaaaagtgttgtaaaatatttataaattaaagtaaaataaaataattatgaaatagtattaataaaataaattaaaatgttttaatggcATTTAGAAATCTTCGGGAGCAAGGTCGAATCTTGGTGGGAAAGCCATACCGTCCAATTGTGGCCGCACGGACATAGCACGGGGCTGTAGAGGGGAAGAGAGACAAAacgaatttattaaatataaatatatttcaacacAAGGTTAAAAAGAATGAAGCATGCATGATTAAACAAACAATGAGAGAAAGAgagataaatgaaaaaaaaatacatcaccaagagaacaacaataacaacaagataTTACTGAATACTTTACAATACAAAACTCAAAATGAGAGGAATATTGTATAGAGAAAGGGAAAGAGAAATAAATTTCTCCTCGAATGATCGAGTTTTGGAAAGTGAAATGACAGGATcatgaatttgtattttttgtttctttaaacttCTCATAACAGAAAAATGAGAATGAAAGACAAGGTGGTGAGAGGAAAACAAACAACTCAACACGTTACAAGTGCAAGTAATGATAATTcaatgtatatgtatgcatcatatatgtgtgtgtattcaTTCAATGATTTGACACGCAACATTGGCTGTTTTCTTTTGGGTTCGGGATTTGCAGGATTTGAGAAAAATGGGCCTCTTGGCCACTTCGAAACTTACAAATGTAATGAAAGATTGTTTACTGGTCCAGCACACTTTTGCGACCACCTTTAGACGCTGCCGGCTATTGTTGttgtacacacacacatacatatacaattattatagtagtagtaattgttgttgtagtagtagtatagttgtaataataataaaattatcatattATATCGTTATAAAAAAAGCAGAGATATTTCTAATTCAGCTCGATTTCTACTGATCTGACTATgacactttttgtttttttttaattgcgaTGAGATTGATGCTTTTGGTGATGAAATAGTTTGGGTTTTGTAAGctggttgtttatttttttttattttttttaaatatatttttttttcgatttggtttaaagtaataaattgaATGTTGAATGTTGCATTTCTTTTGTTGAAAAAGAGATGCATAAAGCTTTTACTTATGATCTAgtttctctttttgtttttttttctaattgaaTCTCTATGTGGACCGTGTGAATCATTTACAGTGCCATTTTGCGTAATTTAAATCTGGATGTGGTAATAATTGCAAgagattttgttttgaaatagaaTAATAAAGAGAAAATGATCGTTATTATTTGGCAAATGGTTGGCAGTTGATAAAAAAGCATTCGAATTTAGAGATGGATGATTTTGGTTTGGACACTTACCGCGGGGCTGGCACCACGACCAACGGAACCGGCACGTCCCTTGGCACGGAATTTGCTGATGGCTTGTTCAGCCAAATCGGCACGTTCTTCGGCTTCTTCAAGTTCTTGTTGGGCTTTGCGGAATTTGGCCAAGTTGAGGGCGGCGATTTCTTCGGCTTCTTCGATTTGCCTCTTGTATGTCTTGATCTTTTGTTGGAGTTTGTCAACCAAGTCTTGCATACGTTCGTGGTTCTTGCGATCTTCTTCGGATTGGAAGCTCAATTCCTTAACGCGACGTTCGGATTTGCGGAGGTTCTTTTGGGCATCGGCGTGTCTTCTTTGTTCACCATCCAATTCGTTCTCCAATTCGCGGACACGTTGTTCCAATTTTTGGATAGCCTTCTTGCCACCCTTGAGGGCGTTGGCTTCAGCTTCATCCAAACGGACTTGCAATTCCTTGATTTGTTGTTCAAGGGCCTTTCTGAGTTTCTCTTGGGTTTGGGCGTGGTCTTGTTCAGCGCGGAGTTCATCAGCAAGACGGGCAGCATCAACCATAGCCTTCTTGGCCTTCTCTTCGGAGTTCTTGGCTTCGTTCAACAATTCATCCAAATCAGAGTGGAGTGTTTGGAGTTCAGATTCCAATTTCCTCTTGGCAGCGGAGATGGAGGCGTTTTGGGCGGAAACTTCGTTGAGTTGTTCGTGGGCATCGGCCAATTCTTGTTCGGCTTGGCGACGACCGCGATCGGCTTGTTCGAGGAGGGTGCGGGATTCTTCCAATTCGTTTTGGAGGGCGTTGGCACGACGTTCAGAGATACCCAATTGTTCGCGGGCATCATCACGAGCTCTTTGTTCTTCTTCAAGGGCGGTTTGGATGTCCTTGAGTTGTTGTTGGTAGCGTTTGATGTTCTTTTGGGCCTCGGCGTTAGCCTAATTATAATGATATAAATACAAGTATTTAGTAAAATAGTTTCGTAATAAGGACAGCTCTTGTATATATGAGAAGCTTTGTGTGTGTTAAGAAACTTACCTTGTTGGCGTGATCCAAAGCAATTTCCAATTCGTTGATGTCGGCTTCCAACTTCTTCTTCATGCGAAGGGCCTCAGCCTTACCCTTGGCTTCGGCTTCGAGGGAGGCTTGCATGGAGTCGAGAGCACGTTGGTGGTTCTTGCGGGTGTTTTCGAATTCTTCTTCCTTCTCTTGGATGCGGCGATCGATTTCTTGACGAACTTGAGACAATTCCAATTGAGCGCGCAATACCTTGTTTTCTTCTTGTTCCAAAGCAGCTTCAGCTTCTTCGAGGGCGGCTTGGAGTTCATCCTTTTCGGCTTCCAAGCGTTTGCGAGCCTTTTCGATTTCGTGGATGTTGCGGCCACCTTCACCGATTTGGTCGAGCAAGTCCTTAACTTCATCAGCCAAGTTCTTGTTTTCACGACGGACGGCTTCCAATTGTTCTTGGCCTTCTTCGTAGGCACCCTTGAGACGGAACAATTCGGTGGAGTAGTTGCGGCATTCCTTTTGGGAGGCATCAAGTTCAGCAGCCAAATCGTCAACCTTGAGTTTCCATTCGCCAATGATCTTGTCGAAGGCCTTTTGTTTCTTCTCGGCAGCGTTGGCAATAGCGTTGGCACGGTCGACTTCCAATTGCAAGTCTTCGACTTCGGTGGACAAGCGTTGCTTGGTCTTTTCGAGGCCAATGCATTTTTGGTTGAGGGATTCGATGGTTTCCTCGGCTTCGGCCAAGCGAGCTTGCAACTTCCTCTTGGCTTCTTCCAATTCTTCGGAGCGGGCAACACCATCGGATTCGTACTTGCTGCGCCAGATTTGAGCTTCAGCGTTAGCCTTGCTGAGTTGACGTTGCAAATCGGCCTTGCCTTCAGCTTCTTCTTCTACTTGTTCACGGAGGTTATCCAAGTCGTGTTCCAAGTTGCGGAATTTGCCCAAAAGGGTAGCACGTTCACGGGCTTCTTCATCAGCCAAACGCTTGGTATCTTCCAATTGAGTGGTGAGGGAGATCTTGATCTTGGACAATTGGGAAACTTGGGATTCGGCTTCTTCCAATTGGCGCAAGAGGTCGGAGTTTTCAATGGAAAGCTTCTTCTTGGCGGCATCGAAGTCGTTGAGGGTTCTGTTGGTTTCATCCAATTTGGATTGGACTTCGTTGAGGGTGTGTTGCAATTGCTTGGCAATCTTTTCTTGGGCAGCCTATATTTCAAACGATTGATAATGGGATAATTTATTAGTAACGAATAGAAATATTTGGGACAATGTAATTTTGTATTTGGCAATTGTGTGTACTATGtacaattagttttttgttagcAAGGATTCTACATATTTTGGCAAGGATTAGTGCGGTAGTAAagtattttcacaaatattctaCATGTTAAAATCACAGGCCTTATACAAGACAAGTCCTTGAGATTCATTAGATTCAAAGCAGAGCTATCAGAGATTTGTTCAAGAATCCTTCGGATTCCCAAACTGACTCTCTCAAATCTACAATAATAATCAGCAAAATGTACAGCGGCGTTTTTATTTCGTTTCTAATTAAAGGAGTCAAATGTATGTATACCTTCTCGTTGGTAATGTGGTCAACACCAGCGCGGAGATCGTTCAATTGACCGTAGTATTCGTTCTTCTCCTTTTCAGCCCTAGATTGGTGATaaagtaagtttttgttttagttagaATGTGTTAAATGTGTGTGTAGGGAAATATTAATCAAAGTAAAACGTTGCTTCTTGAAAATCCATCTTGTAGCCGTCGGAAGAGAAAGACAGAAATGCCGCTtttcaaatcttttttaaattgaattaaaggaatttattatactttgtttgtgtgtgtgtgatttttGGGAGGTTTTGTACAAAGAAGGGTTTTTATTGTGTAATTTGTGCAATATGTGTGATGATCCTCGAAAGGATTCATTACCTTATCACGAGCAAGTTGATCGCAGGCAGAACGAGTTTGGTTCAACTCATTGTGGCAAGTCTGGCGATCGTGTTCAGCCCTGTTATTATAGggagaaattttaagaaaattttaatatttgtttttcaaaaaaacacttAAGACACGTTCAACACAGACAAACACGACTGGCAGTACAAACATTACTTTCCACAGCTACAACTTTGGAAGAAACAAACTGAAAAGAAAGATTTCAAGTGATTAGAATACTTACTTAGCCTTCAATTTGTTGAGTTGATCAACTTGTTCGGCCATTTCAGCGATAGCATCGTTGTGCTTCTTGCGCAAGTTAGCCAAGGTAGATTCGTGTTGAATGTTGGCTTCTTCCAAGTCACGACGCAATTTGCTGAGTTCGGCTTCACGCTTCTTGTTGAGTTCAATTTGGGCAGAAGTAGCACCACCGGCTTCTTCAAGACGTTCACCCAATTCCTCCAATTCGCGAGCCAAATCAGCACGTTGTTTCTCAGCCTTGGCGCGAGCTTGACGTTCGGCTTCGACTTCTTCTTCCAATTCTTCGATGCGGGCTTGCAATTCCTTGATTTGGCGTTGGTGCTTGCTAACAACAACTTGTTCATCTTCCAATTTGGCGGTGATGGAGGACAATTCCTTGTCCTTGCGTTGGATGGTTTGTTCCAATTCCTTCTTGTTGCGTTCCAAATCGGAGACGGCTTCTTGGGTAAGTTTCAAGTCACCTTCAACCTTGCGCTTGGATTTCTCAATATCACCACGCAATTTCTTCTCGCGTTCCAAGGAGTCTTCCAATTCATCCAAGGTTTGTTCCAACTTAGCCTTGACCTTGTTTAAGTGGTTGATCTTGTCTTCGGCAGCTTGGAGTTCTTCACCAGTCTTCTGGTTGCTTTCACCTTGCATCTTCTTCTCCTTGTTCAACTTGTTGATGAGTTCGTCTTGGTGGGCGATTTCATCGTTCAAGTTGCGGATTTGGTGGTCCTTGGTGGCCTTATCTTGTTCAGCCTTTTGGACGTTCAATTCCAAGTCTTCAATGTCCTTCTTGAGGCCAGAGATTTCTTGGTCAGCCTTCTTCTTCTGTTGGAACAATTGGTTGCGGGCATCTTCCTCTTGAGTCAAGCGCTCTTGGATGTCCTATATGTATATGGGGTAAATAATAAATGTCGTGTGTGAGTGATATGAATTGGCTAAGATCTATATTTAGcacaaatcaaaaacaaaattgccataaattttgttattgggAAATCAAAGCACATAATTAgtcattttttctattaaattatgATTCCGTTCGTTGAGTTTTTGATGACCATATTTGCTTCACTGATTTCCACAATTCATTGACAATCTTGATTTTTtgcttgttttaatttttttttttaggaaatttgaaAATACTTACGCGCAATTGGTTTTCGAGGTCGTTCTTTTGAGCTTGGAGTTTAGCGCATCTTTCTTGGTAATCTTGCAAGGCACCCTTTTCACCAGACAAGGAGTCCAACAAGGCAGTCTTTTCAGCTAACAACTTAGCATTAAGGGCTTCCAATTCCTTGCGTACCTTAACTTCGGCAGCATGAGCTTCTTCAGCCTTCTTAGCCTTCTCTTCAAGACGCTGTAAATCAGAATTAGAAGATTTATTAGTGGTTTCAGATGTTGCAGCTTGTGGTGTTGGCATTGCTGGTTCGGGTTCTTGTAAAGGAGCTGGTGTCGTTTCTGCAGCCACTGGTTCTTCGGGTTTAATTtcagttgctgctgctgctgctgcagctgcTGGAGTTTCCTCAGCACTGGCAGTATCTGATTTTGCTTCAGCTGGTGGTGTAGCTGAGCCAACTTCTTCagatttttcacttttttcagattttttcgattttttcacttttttatcttcagccatttttaatgaatattattttgagattattgaataaatttgttttaattttacttttgcaaaattttttttgaaattgtttggtttttgtatttaaaattttatttgaattaattatCGTTTAAATTTGCTGCAGCTATAGTTGCTTGTTGTTCGTTTAAATCGTTTAGATGAAGTATGAATTATGTGTTCGCTTTAGCCCAGGTAACTATTAGATCCGTTTAGCTACTGGTCAACAACTGGAATGCTTGCAATTGCAAAGTGCTCGATgaattttcaaattcaaaattcaaattaattttaattagcaaCGCCCAACAATTATATCAAATCATATTGAATAATGttaatatgtgtgtgtgttgagTACTTACTCACAATTTATGCA of the Lucilia cuprina isolate Lc7/37 chromosome 2, ASM2204524v1, whole genome shotgun sequence genome contains:
- the LOC111678371 gene encoding myosin heavy chain, muscle isoform X10; the encoded protein is MPRPIASQEDEDPTPYLFVSLEQRRIDQSKPYDSKKNCWVPDEKEGYLLGEIKATKGDIVSVGLPGGETKDFKKDQLQQVNPPKYEKAEDMSNLTYLNDASVLHNLRQRYYHKLIYTYSGLFCVAINPYKRYPVYTNRCAKMYRGKRRNEVPPHIFAISDGAYVDMLTNHVNQSMLITGESGAGKTENTKKVIAYFATVGASTKKDESQKNKGSLEDQVVQTNPVLEAFGNAKTVRNDNSSRFGKFIRIHFGPTGKLAGADIETYLLEKARVISQQSLERSYHIFYQIMSGSVPGVKEYCLLSNNIYDYHIVSQGKVTVASIDDADEFSLTDQAFDILGFTKQEKEDVYKITAAVMHMGGMKFKQRGREEQAEQDGEEEGGRVAKLFGCDTAELYKNLLKPRIKVGNEFVTQGRNVQQVTNSIGALCKGVFDRLFKWLVKKCNETLDTKQKRQHFIGVLDIAGFEIFDYNGFEQLCINFTNEKLQQFFNHHMFVLEQEEYKKEGINWDFIDFGMDLLACIDLIEKPMGILSILEEESMFPKATDQTFAEKLTNTHLGKSAPFQKPKPPKPGQQAAHFAIGHYAGVVAYNITGWLEKNKDPLNDTVVDQFKKSQNKLLVEIFADHPGQSGGGEQAKGGRGKKGGGFATVSSAYKEQLNSLMTTLRSTQPHFVRCIIPNEMKQPGVVDAHLVMHQLTCNGVLEGIRICRKGFPNRMVYADFKQRYMILAPAIMAAEKQPKNAAAKCLESVGLDSDMYRIGHTKVFFRAGVLGQMEEFRDERLGKIMSWMQAWARGYLSRKGFKKLQEQRVALKVVQRNLRKYLQLRTWPWYKLWQKVKPLLNVSRVEDEIARLEEKAKKAEEAHAAEVKVRKELEALNAKLLAEKTALLDSLSGEKGALQDYQERCAKLQAQKNDLENQLRDIQERLTQEEDARNQLFQQKKKADQEISGLKKDIEDLELNVQKAEQDKATKDHQIRNLNDEIAHQDELINKLNKEKKMQGESNQKTGEELQAAEDKINHLNKVKAKLEQTLDELEDSLEREKKLRGDIEKSKRKVEGDLKLTQEAVSDLERNKKELEQTIQRKDKELSSITAKLEDEQVVVSKHQRQIKELQARIEELEEEVEAERQARAKAEKQRADLARELEELGERLEEAGGATSAQIELNKKREAELSKLRRDLEEANIQHESTLANLRKKHNDAIAEMAEQVDQLNKLKAKAEKEKNEYYGQLNDLRAGVDHITNEKAAQEKIAKQLQHTLNEVQSKLDETNRTLNDFDAAKKKLSIENSDLLRQLEEAESQVSQLSKIKISLTTQLEDTKRLADEEARERATLLGKFRNLEHDLDNLREQVEEEAEGKADLQRQLSKANAEAQIWRSKYESDGVARSEELEEAKRKLQARLAEAEETIESLNQKCIGLEKTKQRLSTEVEDLQLEVDRANAIANAAEKKQKAFDKIIGEWKLKVDDLAAELDASQKECRNYSTELFRLKGAYEEGQEQLEAVRRENKNLADEVKDLLDQIGEGGRNIHEIEKARKRLEAEKDELQAALEEAEAALEQEENKVLRAQLELSQVRQEIDRRIQEKEEEFENTRKNHQRALDSMQASLEAEAKGKAEALRMKKKLEADINELEIALDHANKANAEAQKNIKRYQQQLKDIQTALEEEQRARDDAREQLGISERRANALQNELEESRTLLEQADRGRRQAEQELADAHEQLNEVSAQNASISAAKRKLESELQTLHSDLDELLNEAKNSEEKAKKAMVDAARLADELRAEQDHAQTQEKLRKALEQQIKELQVRLDEAEANALKGGKKAIQKLEQRVRELENELDGEQRRHADAQKNLRKSERRVKELSFQSEEDRKNHERMQDLVDKLQQKIKTYKRQIEEAEEIAALNLAKFRKAQQELEEAEERADLAEQAISKFRAKGRAGSVGRGASPAPRAMSVRPQLDGMAFPPRFDLAPEDF